From Micrococcales bacterium, the proteins below share one genomic window:
- a CDS encoding CBS and ACT domain-containing protein, whose translation MFVRNRMTANPFTVTPDDTVPAAAAVMSKHSVRHLPVVEGRRVVGVVSHSDIAASSPSPATSLSASELTYLLSKLKVAKAMSRDPITISPGALLEEAAVAMRDNKIEMLPVVEGGELVGVITESVILDAFIELLGFRDHGTRLTVEATDVPGGLARLGEITARHQANIQHVAVYRGEGQSTVVVGVNTPNTDALEADLTAGGFVVLARLVNP comes from the coding sequence ATGTTCGTACGGAACCGAATGACCGCCAATCCGTTCACTGTGACCCCTGATGACACCGTGCCCGCAGCAGCTGCGGTCATGTCGAAGCATTCGGTGCGACATTTGCCTGTGGTCGAGGGCCGCCGGGTGGTCGGTGTTGTGTCGCATAGCGATATCGCGGCGTCTTCCCCTTCGCCGGCCACTTCGCTATCCGCCTCCGAGCTGACCTACTTGCTGAGCAAGTTGAAGGTGGCCAAGGCCATGAGTCGCGACCCCATCACCATCTCCCCGGGCGCGCTGCTGGAAGAGGCGGCCGTGGCCATGCGCGACAACAAGATCGAAATGCTGCCGGTGGTTGAAGGTGGCGAGCTGGTCGGGGTCATCACCGAAAGCGTCATTTTGGACGCCTTCATTGAGCTGTTGGGCTTTCGCGACCACGGCACGCGGCTGACCGTTGAGGCCACCGACGTGCCTGGCGGTCTGGCTCGGTTGGGCGAGATCACGGCGCGACACCAAGCCAATATTCAGCATGTAGCGGTCTACCGCGGCGAGGGTCAGTCAACCGTAGTTGTTGGAGTCAACACTCCTAACACCGACGCCTTGGAGGCTGATCTGACCGCCGGCGGCTTTGTTGTGTTGGCGAGGTTGGTTAACCCCTGA